The Papio anubis isolate 15944 chromosome 2, Panubis1.0, whole genome shotgun sequence region GGATTGCTGCAGTTGGATAGACAAGTTCAAAATACCTGGGTCTCACTGTACATCAAGCAGCCTTCAGATCTTTAAGGGAACTATTCTTACTgactgaaaagaacaaaataatactgTCCACTCATTGTTGAATTAACAAACACAGATTAAATGGCCTGTCTTGGACAAGACAAACCAAGCTCTGGCCTTTGAGGGCTTAAAGTGCAGGTAGAGcgactttaaatatttatgaactgGCCCTTGTGCACCTTTCCATCCTCATCTCTGAGGGTCTCTCCATCTTTTGCTCTGTAAtttcataaattttcatttcccGAATGAGCCCTGTTTCCTGCAGCTTAGGACTTCTACCAGTGAATTTCCCTCTCTCTATAAGGCCCTCTCGAGGCCCTACCCCGCACCTCACACATCTCCATGGTCTGGCTGATTCTAGACTTTTTTCAGCTCTCTGCTCTGACTTTCCTGACAATGCCGCCACTACTCCATCTAAATCAATGACTCCATAACCTTTTTATTGCACCATTATTTGTATTCATAGTacttaatatatttgtatatatacaaatacatttgtattgttatatatgtgttatccataatatatttataatgaattTAATTAATATGATGTGCTGgaatatatttaattgtattagCTGCCCGTCTCCTCCATTTTTAGTGCCTGTATAGTGCCTTTCATGCTCTATGCCTTTGATTAATGttccttgaaaaacaaaataagctttATGTTAAGTATTTATGtacttacatatttatacatgtgtacatatatgtggatatatgtaggtacatatatgtgtacatatacacacgcTCTATAGCACTGCCTTGAACAGTGCTAAATTTAAAAGCCAAAGCACTTGTTAATCAGTAGTAACAACTGTGCTTTTCATTTCTCCAATTTTGTTGCTAaaaactggttttaaaaaaattttgcctATCCTAGTTAAAAACTAATTGGTCGTGAGACTAAATTGAAATTCAACATAGTTCTATCTTACATAAGAAAGATACCTTAAAGATAACCTCTAACAGCTTTCACTGAAATTTGGCACATTGGGAgaatgtggggttttttgttttctttttattcaacgAAATGGGAACATGAGTGCAACAGATACGAATCATAAATAATTTCAATTCAGCTAGTTAGTGAGCTGTACAGCATTAAGTAAACACTTTATCTTTATGggcttagttttctcatttataaagaagaaaggaaaactcaGATTTGTGAGGGAGGTCTGCGTTGTAAGGAAAGGTTTTTGAGCAGTAATAAAGCAATCAAATGAGAATAACTGACTTTAAgactcatttttgtttattttgtctccTTGGTTTACTTGTTAGTTTTGTAGAACACTTTACTATTACAGTTTCAGTTGGGTCTAGTTGATATAGTATCTACATTTTGATTCAAGGTTTAATATAAAATTCtataggccaggtgtagtggttcacacctgtaatcccagcattctgggaagctaaggcaggcagataacttgagaccagcccggacaacatgggaaaatcccatttctactaagaatacaaaaattacccaggtgtgggggtatatgcctgtaatctcagctatgcCGGTGGTTGCgtcacaagaattgcttgaacctgggaggcagaagttgcagtgggccgagatcatgccactggcctccagcctaggcaacagagtgagactctgtctcaataaaaccaaaagacaaacaaacaaaactgtaaaaGGCTATCTTACATTGGTTCTAAgcatatgtgttttgttttcttgagccTGAATGCTGAAGTGGATTTTTATGGTAAAACTCCTGGTTACGAGGTACTTTGCATTAATAACTGGCCTCAGTCACCCTACTTCAATCTCATACCTCACAGATATGGTGGGCTTTGTACTCAAAGGCTCACCGTCTTCTTGCcccacatatttatataaatgcatCTGTGCTTGCTCTGCTTTACTTTGACTGAAACCACAATTCAACGGATGAAATGTTTGTCTTCTTAGATGGCAACCAAATCTTTTAAGTGCATGAAATTTACATGTCATGTAACTGAATGATGTGAAAGCTATTTAATTTGTGACTTACCTCAATAAATGTTGCCTTCTCCCTGGGCTAGTCACAGTTCCCCTCTGGCATAGCATAATGTCTCATTCTTACTTACTGGTAGGAAGTTAGGCACCTAGAATTCTTGTGATCGTTTTCAGAATGGTAGAATTTTACTAAAATCATTCAGAACCTATGTCTCTGCTTGGggcttgagaagaatgtgaacTGTTTTAtatcgtgattttttttttttttttttttttgagggtgaATGTGGCTGGAGAGAGTTGTTCTTAGGCATAACTAGATGTAGATTATTAATctgaatttatttgttaattgtcTATGTTACAGGCATAGTAATTTTAGGATCTTCCAGAATTAAGTATGATTTCCCTGTGGGTTCCGGGTTTTACTTTAGTTATGTTTGAAAGCAGTAAGACAAAAATTTCAGACCTTAAGAAATGGGTCAAACGGCTTTAGCTGTGTCAAAAGataaattacaacaaatttaaagaTGTAATTAACTTATGTTAGGAATTCGTGAATATGACAGCATCTTATCTAAAAATAGAGAGATGCTACATGGGGCATTGCAGAATAGTCAGTTTTTATAAGGTACCTTGAGCAGCAATGAAGAAATAGCATAATACAAAAAGTGGATTAGTTAACATTAAATTAGTTCAGGTTACTCTCTTTATAAGGGCTAAAGTGTGGGAACTTCTTTATTATGTAAGTTGAAACTGCCCTGTTTGGAGGCTAGACTTTCAtttctctcctgatttcttggaAGGTCAAATAAACAACTTAGTTTCAATTTGCTAATGCGGAACTTTAGCATTAGTtactccattttgatttgatctGTTGAagcctagtgcaggagctcaaACCAAATCGATGTCTTCCTATACAGTTGTTAATATTTAACAACTGTAATACAAATTGTGAAGTCAGAACTGGAAATCCTCTGTGctgcttctccctctccctgAATGCGGAGGTTTATAATTATCAAATAGTCCAGAGCAGACATGATTTCTGATAGAATTACTTTAAAAGAGAGGTACTAATGTGTATATAGTATGTGCTACCTCAATTTACTCCAAATTTATCACTTAATAGAGAGTTAGAAAGAAGTGTGTAGTAATCAGATTGTAACTTGAAGTTCTGTGTTTGTTTTGGAGTAACTATAATTCAAATGGTACAATATATAATATGACTTTATCAcgaacatttattttcttttagtacagcataaaaatatgattttcttttactcTGAAGTTATTTCTGAAATTTACCTTTTAGTAAAAGTGCTGGAAGCAATGATTTAATGTTATCATGTTAGATTAATTAGCTAATTTATTCAGGACACAGCCCAATCATTTCCTAAACTGAGTTATGTCATTTCTTGGAATAGACTCATCATATTAGTCAGAATTCTCTAAAGAAAGAGAACTaggatggagatatatatatatatacacacacacacatatatacacacacacacatatatatatacacacacgaaGAGATGTATTATAAAAAATTGGCTCATGAAATTTTGTATGCCGAAAAGTCCCACCACATTAGAAGTCTGtaaactggagacccaggaaagctacTGGTCCACCCTAGTTAGTCTACCCTAGTTACACATGTTTACTAGCTTATTGTTCACCTTATAGATTAATTGcagaaaaatatgatttaatatttCTACTCTTCTGACTTGATGAGGTCCACAGCATTGATTTCTGACCAGTTAACGCAAACTGGATTCCTATTGTTCTAAGACAATCCAGGAAGTTAAATCAGTAACACAAATAcatcttttgatttatttcaggGACAAATAAACCCACTTGGAATTATTCAACCTTTGCTGAACTTCTTAGATGTAACTAAGAGGTGACTGTAATTGGAGCATTCTTAAGAGTTTCACTATATTATGAAAATGTGTGCTTAAAGTTGgtaatcataaaaaataattttgaaatggcAAGGAAGGAGATGGTTTCTTCTTGAGAACTCTAGATTTTAGTTGAGGATGTGGTGGGATCAGTTGACTTATTTGCCACTTACGATTGCACAGTAGGAGGAGTTGGTGAAAGGGCAGCCAACACCAGAGTGGGCCTGAGAAGTGGGAGGGCAGTTTGCATTAGTGCATATGggtcaaagataaaaatgttgGGTAATGGAGATTTGCCTGATGTGTTCATTGTAATTAACAGTCATGAAAAGCACTGGGATCTACAGTAGATGGAGAAAATAGTGACTGGATAGTAGTGGGAAAGACTAGGATGGGGTCAAGGCATGAGAAGGCAGAATTACTGAGTAGAATATTTGCTGTCATTTATGTTTCTATAGAAATACCAAGTACAGgcagggagcggtggctcatgcctgtaatcccagcactttaggaggccgatgtaggcagatcacgaggtcaggagatcaagaccatcctggctagcacggacaaaaacattagccgggcgtggtggcgggtgcctgtagtcccagctactccggaggctgtgGCAGCTATAGCTGTGACAACTCCTGAGACTGGgttctctgatttaaaaaaaaaaaaaaaaaatacatctcttAATGAACAGAGTAATGTCGCAACTTCTCAAATTTGCAGGTCAGGATTGGCATGACAGGTCCACAGGACCTGAAATTTTACGAGAtaattgcagtggtgtgatctgataATTAACCTTTCTTGCTCTTTACCTGGACCATTCCTGGAGCCCAAGTCCAGAGGCTTGGAAATGAATCACACACTTCATTTAGGTTGTGCAGGCCGTGAAGACTGAAGTTTTAGCTCAATTACCCTTTGGGGTCTTAGCTCGCAGCATTTCTTCCTGATTAGACTCTCTTCCTAAAGGCTTCTAGAAAGTGTTCACCATCAgccaagtgcagtgactcacgactataatcctagcactttgggaggccgcagtgggcagataacgaggtcagaagttcgagaccagcctggccaacatggtgaaaccccgtctctactaaaaaatacaaaaattagctgggtgtggtggcgtgtgcctgtaatcccagctactcaggaggctgaggcacgagaatcgcttgaacccaggaggcagagattgcagtgagccgagatcatgccagtacactccaggctggtgacagagcaagtctccatctcaaaaagaaaaaaaaagaaaaaaaagaaagaaagcgtTCATCATCATGGGCTGACCAACAATTTCTACATTCCTACCGAGGCCACATGCAgcggtttatgcctgtaatcccaagactttgggagggcgagacaggaggatcacttgagtccaggagtttgagaccagcctgcgcaacataatgagaccctgtctctatataaaataataataaattctacTGTGAAAACAGCAAGGGGAATGAGGTCAAGCCCAAAGGATTTAAATGGCCAGATAAGGCTCTACTCAATGAATAAAGAGGAATATCACGTGAATGTGACTGTATTGTTTTAGAATATCTTGTTCCAACAGTTATATTGGACCTACAAATGTATAGACAACATATTAATATTAGGTCTCTTTCAGAActatttcaatccatgaacaaTAAAAGTAAGTAAGTTACTAAGTGTTTAATTTCCTCCCTGTAATACTAAATGTGTTGTTGACTTGttctttgtcatattttttttAGCTTATGAAAGGATATTATTTGTAGCTATGTTTTCCTTTGCAAATCCCAGTACTGGGCAATCCTAAAAACTTTGCAAGATATATATGAGATCATGGTTCACTCTTCTGCTTAAATTCCTCCAGTAATTACCAATGACACCtgggataaaatccaaactccttactAAGGGTCTCCCTAGATGAACTTCTTCCTACTGCTTTGGTGACagccatgcatactcttcctttcTTATGACTCTCCTCTCTCATGAACATGCTAAATTCCTTACAAAGTCAGGGTTTTCacatttgcttttccttcctcctgtAGCATTTCTCTGCAGGTCTTCACATAAAGCTTTCCCCTTCTCATCTTTTTGATTTCAACATAAATTATATCCATCTTCCTCTGCCCTTTCTCCCAGGTTTTCCCCATCATACCAATATgaagttttttaataaaaaaattattttatttcctccagAAGTTGACTGTAAGCTCATTGACAGCATATTGACTTTTTGATAGCTGTATCCCTTGATTCCGCAACACAGCCAATCACATCATGCGTCATCTATATTCATTAATTGTAAgaggaataaattataaaagctaTAGTTACAGTGCATTAGTACTAGGCTAAATCTGTTTGCTAAGccttatttttattagtatatgAGCCTGTCACCAGTGTTCCACTTAAATGTATTGCCTATTCtaagtattatattttatgtggcattaagtattcatttaaaatattgaggaACATAGTCCcttgaaattattttccattcCTATGGAATCACTACACTGTGGACTATACAAATAAGCTTATGAAGCATCATTGCAATGTACATTTGCATGTAATATAAAGATTATACTTATtacattttttcctctattctgctAAATACTTTAGAATTTTTCGTCTGTTaaatcttttgcttttctttctcaaagtctgttgatttttttacttttgttgaattttatcaaattgtGTGTTCTAAAGATCTAAGAGTGACAAATtgtgaaatttaattttgtaaCTGCAATGTCATAattgatattttaagaaaattatcaaGGGAAACAGGAGAGAAATACGCTGTAGATTAAAACTCCTGGTAACCCGTTGGCCCAGACAAGCATCTGAAAACTGCTAGGAGGAATGACATGATTTTACCTCTGTATTAGGGTTTCTCAGCACTGTAGTATTTTGGGATGGATAATTATTTGTTTCCACGGGGATGTTCTGGGCATTtgaggatgtttagcagcatccctggcttccaCCAACCAGATGATAATATCAGTCTCTCCTCCAGTTGCGACAACTAAAAATGGATCCAGACCTTGACAAATATCCCTTCATGGGTCAACCCCCCTCCCCATTGACTTCTATACATATAGGATGTATCATTTGTTATAATTCCACAATTATAATTTTTCACAGGGTGCTTTTGGGCTCTGGGAATGCTGAAACATAGCcattatttttggctttttttttttttttttcaaatttcatctCTCTTTTCCATGAAGGCATGCCAGAATCTTCATATAGGTCACTTTAGATCGGTGGATTTACTTTCACTTTCACAGGTATAAAAGCATATTTTCTATCTGAGTTTTAAATAGTAAGGATAAAGCTCTAGGCCGACACTATTCACAGCGAACCACCCTCAAAATAGAAGTGAATGTGAAACCACAGATATTTCATTgaaacatatctgaaaataaaaacatacctcaAGCTTCACAGATATAAGACTTCTGAGCTGAGAGGTCAGTTTGTAGATAATTAGGGTTATTCTAAAAAGGATTGatgacaaattattttacttGCTCCTATTTCAGGACCTCCCAGACATATTGTCTACCCTAAGCACCAGGCTGGACACATTGGGAAACAGGCTGGCCACCTGGGCTCCCAGGCCTTCTACCCAGGACGTCAGCGTAGCTACCTAGTCCCACCTGCTGGTGCAGCTGGCATTCCTGTTCAAAATCAGCCAGGTGGACCTGCAGGGGCACTATGGAtgccagcaccaccaccaccattaaaCTGTCCACCAGGATTGGAATACTTAAGTCAGGtaatttcaaatacataaaatactcagaaaaaataaaactgtgctTCTGGTTTTTGAACCATAGTAATTTTGGTTgagtgatatttatttatttactgcttattaattaattaatgtcaGAAATGGTAAACAACACATTCTGTTAACAAGTTACTGGTTCTTTTGGGTTCGATTCATTGTTAAATCAAAATATGAATGTCACAGGTGAttgttttctaagattttttatATAATGTGATAATAGTCCAAAGTCAAAATTTATTAAGCACTATTTTCTAGGTTCTGTTTTTAAGCATTATACATGTATTACCTCACTTACTGTTTCCAGAATCTCTATGATGTGTAGGCGTTGTAATCATCATCACCCTAcacaagaggaaactgaggtccagagcaGTTACATAACTTACCCAGGATTAAAAACCTAATGAACTGGGGGTGCCCTGTTCATCACCAATCAGGGGCTGGTACCCTGATTCTGGATTCTGTGCTTTTTAATTCCAATACTGAATAATTTTCGTGACATTTAAAAGACATCTAAAGTTTAGAGTTGAGTTTTAGTAAGTAGTACCAAAAATgatttaatattgttgtgtgggATTTGAGTCATCTTCTTCTTCcaattaataaaattacatttttatgatgctttttttttttttgaagatccAATTTTACAAATGTCaccaataaggaaaaaaaagtcctggATTTTGCTGTACTACATGATAGCTTACCTCAGCAAACCGAGGTTTAATATTGGTTTTGTCTTAGAGAACGGATTGGTAAAATAGGAATATAAAGTTTTATATCTCCAAtctataaacaaatatttctgtGATAGTCAATGAGTTTTCAGTAAATGAATTATCTCCCTTTTACTCTTTATAACTTAATTTCCCACAATGTACTTGCACAGTGAATATTATAAGAATGTTTAGTAGTTCATATTTCTCTAAGAAATACCCtagttttttaaatgagagtctcaaaaatatatagaagaaaTTGTCACTTACTATAAAATGATTATATGAAGTAGACATAAAATGAGTAACTGAGACTTacaataaaaacttatttaaatcGATAAAAAAGTCTTCATATTTTAAATCCTCATTTAGGAAGAACattgttttctaacttttataGGGATTCCACTATATTAGTTTATTTTACCTAAGTTTACAGTATTAGTAGTGAATGCTTTCAATAAACATACAGCATTTTTAATTAAGAATGTGTTAACTTTAGTTTTACAATAAAAGGTAACAAACTTATTAAGAGTTGATAATGATAAATGTCAATAACTGATTATATGCAgtattaaacaataaaaacatgaatAGTAATTGGTTcgctataaaatatttaacatacaacttaattttctttttactataaTAGATAGATATGATACTAATTCATCAGCAAATTGAACTTCTGGAAGGTATGTATTAGTTGTATTGCTTATATATCTAAAAAGAGAAGTTTATGCAAATAAAGATACatcaaaaactataaatatagCATTCCGAGGGATGTGGGATGGTAAACCTGATTATTTACAAATATCTGTCTTAACAATAATGAAATCAGTAGTCTATTTCTGAACATTAGAAGTGAAATGCTAAAATACAGTTGGCCCTTCCTATCCGTGGGTTCCACCTGTGTGAATTCAATCAACCATGGATCAAaactatatttttagaaattgtatCTGTACTGAGCATATGCAGACTTCTTTTTCCTTGTCACTATTTCCTAAGCAGTACAATATAACAACTCTTTACATAGCGTTTACCTTGTATTTgcgtattataagtaatctagagatgatttaaataaTACAGGAGGAGGTTCGTAAGTTATACAGAAACACCacgccattttatatcagggacttgagcagcCTAGGATTTTATTATTcacaggaggtcctggaaccaatctcccacGGATACTGTGGGATGACTGCACTATTACGATAAGCATCTGTCCTAATGTTATAAACTCTAATGTAGAAGGAATACAGCCAAGACTTACTTTTGCTCTCTTGTCTCTCTCCAAATAACTTTAAGGGATTCAATCACTTTACCTGACTTCTACCACTTCAGCTCTTTTCTCTCCAATTTGTGATCACCTTGAGAATGGCACAGAGCCACATCCAATATTTTAGTTACCTTAGTACATTTCCAAGTGAGTAAACTTTTTGAATTTGGATGGGAGTGTTTTGGAAAATTGTTGTTCCTGCCCACAGTTTCTCTTGGGAGTTCAGATGAATCCAGTAGAATCTTTGTTCCATGCACTGTAGATTACTAGCCAGGGTGCAGGGGCACTGCAGTGTTGGAGGATGCTGACCAGCAGGCCTCCAGCTTGTCTTCTTAGAAGAGCACTCCTGCTCCTGCTGAATATTCCTGATGCCACCAGATATTTTCTTAGGTCCAGTGCTTCCTAGGTGCAAGAATAAATTCAGTAAGCCTCTACATGCTTCAGAGCGGCCGCTAGGGGAATGAGAGCCTAGGTAGAGTTATGAACCACAGTGTCTTCCCTCTGATATAATAAAGTTACTTCTTCTATGTATTATAAAAACTGCTGGTTTTTagaaaatatctgttaaataaattcatttttgcaTAGCTGCAGTTTCTTTAACTGGTTGAAATTATAACTTGAATTGTACAAGCAGAGTAATGAATTTCATTAACATATACAATTGTTACCTATTACAtttaaactgcttttaaagtaCGTGATTAGATATTTATAATGTTCTTggttttttgtagttttgctaAATTAAGTTTGCTCTGGAAAGGAGCGCTATGTTCTGTAATAGTTTGtattctgaattatttaaaatgttttattttatggaatataTAATAGAGATTATAAAATCCAAAAGGCCAGACAGTATACATTATACATTATGTTTACAATTTTTAGATTTATAAGCTTTATATATATTTGCACAATATATGTGCTTcattgaaaaatacaaagttcCACATttactagtttttaattttttaaaaatacatttttaattttcttttttctcaaattgAAAGTCTATATTGTTTGCTAACATCAAGGCATATAAAAAGATGATTACTCAGTTTATTTTTAGCACCTGAGACTATGACAAATACTTATACCTTACCATGACTGAAAAGTTAATAGATTCTAAAAATATAATTGCTGCAGTCTTTTGTTTTGTCTCCATTTTTCAAGTAACTTGAAGGAAACTTCAAGATTGTGTAACCCCATtgatctcattttatagataaacgAGCTTAAGATTTTTGCAAGTAAGTTACGTAATTAAATGATTAGTTGGATAACAGATGCTcacacaggaatttttttttttaattcgattttaaattttttcacaaaCTTTTGTCTATGGCAGATGTTGAGGTCAAGTGCAGTTCCTATATAGGCACAGTCCAGGACCTGTTTGAGTCCCACCATAGATTCTTAAGGAAGTTTATGGTAATAGGACTTGTGAGGAACAATTCTGTGTGATGTCCTTCTGTGGATAGTGGGACAATTCATTGCTCCTTCATGGCTTTAAACAAGGAGAGGTTTCCAATGTGTGGTTCAATATGGAAGTCCTTGGTAAGATACCATGTGAGCGTCAGCATTTTGCGTTCCTCTGTTTCCCCAAGAGGTTAGCCTATCTAAGGTACAGAGTTCACTTAGGATGCTCATGGTCTAGATATTCTGAGTTGAAGCCCTGATTGCCAAGCACCTTCCCCATTTGTTTAATATTCATCTCTTACTTTCAAATTACTGCAGAGCTAAATAAGGGTACCCTGAGCCCCATGTGATGTTCTAATTTGCCTTCCATTTTTGCCTCTCACTTTTTATGCATGTGCCTTGAGAATTAACCCTCTTATTGCCTTTCATCAAACAGTGCAAACAAACAAGACATAAGTGTGGCTTATAAAACGAAATCTTAAACCAattgatttaatatattttttgcaaTCATTCTATATTCCTCTCCATAATATATGATAACTATACCGAATAAATGGACGTTTTATCCATACACCTAGCACCACTGTGCTTACCTGCAGCATTGCCCCAACCCTCAGCAGTGAAGTGTCTCTTCTCACAGGAGTCTATGGGATTAGAAAAATATGACTTGCTTTCTTTTCCATGTCTCACAGAAGGACTCAATTTCTCCATGCATTAATAGCCTagcttcctcctttccctttgcctttttcCTCTGCCTGATCAACTCTAAAtaccattcctttttattctttctatgatACTTGCAGCATCATCTAAAACTAGCTAGATATTATAATGTCTTAAGATAGGttcaataattttaacataaaggcaactgattttattttcatttttagtccTATTCAGTTTTGAAAGTAGTAACGTGTATGAAATCAAGAACAGCTTTGGGCAGAGGATTTATTTTGCAGCGGAAGATACTAATTTCTGCACCCGAAATTGCTGTGGGCGGTCTAGACCTTTTACCTTGAGGATTACTGATAATGTGGGTCAAGAAGTCATAACTCTGGAAAGACCACTAAGATGTAACTGTTGTTGTTGTCCCTGCTGTCTTCAGGAGGTATGTGAGCAATTACTAGAGCTTTTCATAAAGTAGTTCAGCAAGGATTTCCACCCTTTCATTGAATCTGTGTAATCAAATGAGATTTAAAGGAATATGGCTCCATGAGCTATATGTTTGGGCTTCTGAATCAATTGTataagaagggaaggaaggcaag contains the following coding sequences:
- the LOC101008578 gene encoding phospholipid scramblase 2 isoform X1, encoding MKPFQIRLPGPPRHIVYPKHQAGHIGKQAGHLGSQAFYPGRQRSYLVPPAGAAGIPVQNQPGGPAGALWMPAPPPPLNCPPGLEYLSQIDMILIHQQIELLEVLFSFESSNVYEIKNSFGQRIYFAAEDTNFCTRNCCGRSRPFTLRITDNVGQEVITLERPLRCNCCCCPCCLQEIEIQAPPGVPVGYVTQTWHPFLTKFTIKNQKGEDVLKISGPCIVCSCFAGVDFEITSLDEQIVVGRISKHWSGLLREAFTDADNFGIQFPRDLDVKMKAVMIGACFLIDSGSLARQNETITDLNGFFLLLLRKEDIRKNSHTICGTHLNSNTR
- the LOC101008578 gene encoding phospholipid scramblase 2 isoform X2, producing MKPFQIRLPGPPRHIVYPKHQAGHIGKQAGHLGSQAFYPGRQRSYLVPPAGAAGIPVQNQPGGPAGALWMPAPPPPLNCPPGLEYLSQIDMILIHQQIELLEVLFSFESSNVYEIKNSFGQRIYFAAEDTNFCTRNCCGRSRPFTLRITDNVGQEVITLERPLRCNCCCCPCCLQEIEIQAPPGVPVGYVTQTWHPFLTKFTIKNQKGEDVLKISGPCIVCSCFAGVDFEITSLDEQIVVGRISKHWSGLLREAFTDADNFGIQFPRDLDVKMKAVMIGACFLIDYMFFERTR